The following are from one region of the Acidobacteriota bacterium genome:
- the glmU gene encoding bifunctional UDP-N-acetylglucosamine diphosphorylase/glucosamine-1-phosphate N-acetyltransferase GlmU yields MTDVMILAAGLGTRMKSRRAKVLHELAGRPLVSHVARAAFELSPEAIFTVVGHQAEEVESAVRDEAARLTAAGAAQPDLIFDAQPELRFVLQAEQRGTGHAVMAARDQLAGHNSTLVIIPGDAPLIQADTLKHVVDIHHGQKNDVTLLTVILDDPTGYGRIIRDKDGRLLRCVEQKDGSAEELAIREVGVSIYCFEVAALLAALDHLTTDNAQGEYYLTDVPKIIQAQGKRAGLLCHSNAEEVLGVNTRIELADLERKLRDRKLRELMLAGVTIVDPATTYIHQDVEVGLDSVIHPQVIIEGASRVGSGCTIQSWTRMKNVEIADNVMVRNSCVIEDSMIREGATVGPFSRLRAGAEIGEKAGIGNFVEVKKSKIGRGSKASHLTYLGDATLGERVNIGAGTVTCNYDGVRKNETIIEDDVKIGSDTMLVAPVRIGRGSVTGAGSVVTRDVPPDSLAVGVPAVVKKKLK; encoded by the coding sequence ATGACGGACGTGATGATATTGGCGGCTGGACTAGGAACCCGAATGAAGTCGCGGCGAGCAAAGGTATTGCACGAGCTAGCTGGCCGGCCATTAGTCTCGCACGTGGCGCGCGCGGCCTTCGAACTAAGTCCGGAAGCCATTTTCACGGTAGTCGGTCATCAAGCAGAGGAAGTGGAGAGCGCCGTGCGCGATGAAGCTGCGCGGTTGACGGCGGCCGGCGCGGCGCAGCCGGATCTGATATTTGATGCTCAGCCCGAGTTGAGATTTGTTCTACAGGCCGAGCAGCGGGGCACCGGCCACGCGGTAATGGCGGCGCGAGATCAACTTGCTGGTCACAACTCGACGCTGGTGATCATTCCAGGCGACGCACCTTTGATCCAAGCTGACACGCTGAAGCATGTGGTCGACATTCATCATGGTCAGAAGAACGACGTGACGTTGCTGACAGTGATCCTGGATGATCCCACCGGATACGGCCGGATCATTCGAGATAAGGACGGCCGCTTGCTTCGATGCGTCGAGCAGAAAGATGGCTCGGCGGAAGAACTTGCCATTCGCGAAGTCGGAGTAAGCATCTATTGCTTCGAGGTAGCCGCGCTGCTTGCCGCCCTCGATCACCTGACGACTGATAACGCGCAGGGCGAGTACTATCTTACCGATGTGCCGAAAATAATTCAGGCCCAGGGAAAAAGGGCCGGGCTGCTGTGTCACTCGAACGCCGAAGAAGTGCTTGGCGTAAACACGCGAATCGAGCTTGCGGATCTGGAGCGCAAGCTTCGCGATCGAAAGCTCCGCGAGCTGATGCTGGCGGGCGTAACGATTGTCGATCCCGCGACGACCTACATTCATCAAGACGTCGAGGTTGGCCTGGATTCGGTGATCCATCCGCAGGTAATCATTGAGGGCGCGAGTCGCGTCGGCTCGGGCTGTACGATTCAGTCTTGGACTCGTATGAAGAATGTCGAGATCGCCGACAACGTCATGGTTCGCAACTCGTGCGTTATTGAGGACAGCATGATCCGAGAGGGCGCGACGGTGGGTCCGTTCTCCCGCCTCCGAGCCGGAGCTGAGATCGGAGAAAAGGCAGGTATTGGCAATTTCGTTGAAGTGAAGAAGTCCAAGATCGGGCGAGGCTCTAAGGCCTCGCACTTGACCTATCTTGGCGATGCGACGCTCGGCGAGCGCGTCAACATAGGCGCAGGCACAGTGACCTGCAACTACGACGGAGTGCGCAAGAACGAGACGATCATCGAAGACGATGTGAAGATCGGAAGCGATACGATGCTCGTAGCCCCGGTCCGTATCGGGCGCGGTTCGGTCACCGGCGCGGGCAGCGTCGTGACCAGGGATGTGCCGCCTGATTCGCTTGCGGTCGGAGTTCCCGCGGTCGTCAAGAAGAAGCTCAAGTAA
- the glmS gene encoding glutamine--fructose-6-phosphate transaminase (isomerizing): MCGIVGYVGDKQVVGVILDGLKKLEYRGYDSAGIAVVDEKGRLTIRRAEGKLRNLEEAIRLKPLDGTYGIGHTRWATHGRPTEENAHPHRDCSGRVVVVHNGIIENFLPLKRKLQSEDHTFVTETDTEVIAHLIEKYLNEGQPTLEASVRRAVADLRGIYALAIMSSDEPEKIVAVRQGPPIVIGLGQNEYFVASDVPPLLYHTRDVFYLGDGEIAVLTRDGVSVTDFENSPVSPDVQRITWDPIAAEKGGFKHYMLKEIYEQPRAVRDTIIGRVSQTTGRVYLDEMEISEAEFRQFTSIKAIACGTSLHAAMAGKYMLEELARIPVEVDYASEFRYRDPIIDDKTLMIAISQSGETADTLAAVRESKEKGAKVLSICNVRGSMLMRESHGTVLTHAGPEIGVASTKAFTSQMTVLYLLALHLGQQRGVLTGEESLAHVHALNGLPVKMETLLGCDDQVEKLAREFHRAQDFLYLGRGINYPIALEGALKLKEISYIHAEGYPAGEMKHGPNALIDEELPVVVICTRDETNEASKLRYEKTLSNMVEVKARDGVVIAVVTEGDTEPGEIADHVIEIPRASDLISPILSVVPLQLLAYHIGVRRGCDVDQPRNLAKSVTVE, encoded by the coding sequence ATGTGCGGAATAGTAGGTTACGTCGGTGATAAGCAAGTCGTCGGAGTAATTCTCGACGGACTCAAGAAGCTCGAATATCGCGGCTACGATTCGGCAGGCATCGCGGTGGTGGACGAGAAGGGGCGCCTGACGATTCGCCGCGCCGAAGGCAAACTGCGCAACCTCGAAGAAGCCATTCGATTGAAGCCGCTCGACGGCACTTACGGAATAGGCCATACGCGATGGGCCACCCACGGGCGGCCCACCGAAGAGAACGCCCATCCTCATCGTGATTGTTCGGGACGAGTGGTTGTTGTCCATAACGGCATCATAGAGAACTTTCTTCCGCTCAAGCGCAAGCTCCAGTCCGAGGACCACACGTTTGTCACCGAGACCGATACTGAAGTGATCGCCCATTTGATTGAGAAGTATCTTAACGAAGGCCAACCGACGCTCGAGGCAAGCGTTCGACGAGCGGTTGCCGATCTGCGCGGCATCTACGCGCTGGCGATCATGTCGTCGGACGAGCCCGAGAAGATCGTAGCGGTGCGGCAGGGGCCGCCGATCGTAATCGGACTTGGTCAGAATGAGTATTTCGTGGCGTCCGACGTTCCGCCGCTGCTGTATCACACGCGCGATGTGTTCTATCTCGGCGACGGTGAAATAGCCGTGCTCACGCGGGACGGCGTGTCGGTTACCGATTTTGAGAATAGTCCAGTTTCCCCCGACGTGCAGCGAATTACCTGGGACCCGATCGCAGCGGAGAAGGGTGGATTCAAGCACTACATGTTGAAAGAGATTTACGAGCAACCCCGCGCCGTTCGCGACACGATAATCGGCCGGGTCTCTCAGACGACGGGTCGCGTTTATCTGGACGAGATGGAGATCAGCGAAGCCGAGTTCCGCCAGTTCACGTCGATCAAAGCGATTGCTTGCGGCACGAGCTTGCACGCGGCGATGGCAGGAAAGTATATGCTCGAGGAGCTGGCGCGGATTCCGGTGGAAGTCGACTACGCGTCTGAGTTCCGGTATCGCGATCCGATCATCGATGACAAGACTTTGATGATTGCAATCTCTCAATCGGGCGAGACCGCGGATACGCTTGCCGCGGTGCGCGAGTCGAAGGAGAAGGGCGCCAAGGTACTTTCGATCTGCAACGTGCGGGGATCGATGCTGATGCGCGAGTCGCACGGCACGGTCCTGACCCACGCCGGCCCCGAGATCGGCGTTGCTTCGACCAAAGCTTTCACCAGCCAGATGACCGTGCTGTACCTGCTGGCGCTTCATCTCGGACAGCAGCGCGGGGTGCTGACCGGCGAAGAATCGCTTGCGCATGTGCACGCACTCAACGGGCTGCCGGTGAAAATGGAGACGTTGCTTGGCTGCGACGATCAGGTAGAGAAGCTTGCTCGCGAGTTTCATCGCGCGCAGGATTTTCTTTATCTCGGCCGCGGCATCAACTATCCCATCGCGCTCGAAGGCGCTCTGAAGCTCAAGGAGATTTCCTACATTCATGCGGAAGGCTATCCCGCGGGCGAGATGAAACACGGCCCGAACGCGCTGATAGACGAAGAGCTGCCGGTGGTGGTGATCTGTACTCGGGATGAAACGAATGAGGCCTCGAAGCTGCGCTACGAAAAGACGCTTTCAAACATGGTAGAGGTGAAGGCGCGCGACGGCGTGGTGATCGCAGTGGTGACCGAGGGCGACACCGAGCCCGGCGAGATAGCCGATCACGTGATCGAGATACCACGAGCGAGCGATTTGATTTCTCCGATACTCTCGGTTGTTCCGCTCCAGTTGCTTGCCTACCACATCGGTGTTCGCCGAGGCTGCGACGTCGACCAGCCTCGCAATCTGGCGAAGTCGGTGACGGTGGAGTGA
- a CDS encoding ATP-binding protein translates to MQSKRSLKLPPLKLHTRTTLVTSGVLVIVFAVIAILSDLAITKVSDRQERDQAQLLATRLADTVEHHIKRQKIRIERRKKSAQFQEEAEATTTIPDWSDVQEEIEDTIAKTNPQLTEVRVFQRVASGRWEERIRIPVDAGSLPADEEKAASQQINTSKVVSVRQEGTNKLITATAGVNVLDAGGPTHFGTVNVLLTFDESRSSAAELRRLMWPLMLLAIISITLMTYFLFKHMVYKPIDSLLLAMSKAEAGDLEAEVESTAPDEIGLLTSRFNRMLGRIRQMTQQLNLEQRRLEDRVHEATGEIAERKEQLEEANLRLFEMQRQLTQLERLAAAGQLAAQFAHEVGTPLNLISGHVQLLRARARDERVMQRLDIIAGQIDRITTIVRSMLDSTRRPVPRLEPADINSLLAQILDATQPTLVARNVELQTEIGERLPPIQADADQLQQVFLNLINNSLDAMPLGGKLRVSTCLDGDSVAIVLADSGEGIAEDQIDLIFDPLFSTKRGRGTGLGLTIVKQIISEHNGEVEVESDPGRETTVRIRLPLDAAKLRVPGEAAEASDGNGSSSGEDLELVTLTVKDSAVVDK, encoded by the coding sequence ATGCAATCGAAGCGATCGCTCAAGCTCCCTCCGCTCAAATTGCACACCAGGACCACTCTCGTCACGTCGGGCGTGCTCGTAATCGTTTTTGCAGTCATCGCCATTCTTTCTGATCTTGCGATAACCAAAGTGAGCGATCGGCAGGAGAGGGACCAGGCTCAACTGCTGGCCACGCGCTTGGCGGACACGGTCGAGCATCACATAAAGCGCCAGAAGATTCGGATCGAACGCCGCAAGAAGAGCGCGCAGTTTCAGGAAGAAGCCGAAGCAACAACAACCATTCCAGACTGGTCCGATGTTCAAGAGGAAATCGAAGATACGATCGCCAAGACCAATCCGCAGCTAACCGAAGTGAGAGTGTTTCAAAGAGTCGCCTCTGGCCGGTGGGAAGAACGCATCAGAATCCCAGTCGACGCCGGTTCTCTGCCGGCCGATGAAGAGAAAGCCGCTTCGCAGCAAATCAACACATCCAAGGTTGTTTCGGTCCGGCAAGAAGGCACCAACAAATTGATCACCGCCACCGCCGGGGTCAATGTGCTCGACGCAGGCGGCCCGACACATTTTGGGACCGTTAACGTGTTGCTTACCTTCGACGAGAGCCGCAGCTCGGCCGCGGAGCTTCGCCGTTTGATGTGGCCGTTGATGCTGCTCGCGATTATCTCGATTACGTTGATGACCTACTTCCTTTTTAAGCACATGGTCTACAAGCCGATCGACAGTCTGCTGCTGGCGATGTCCAAGGCCGAGGCAGGCGATCTGGAAGCCGAGGTTGAGTCGACCGCGCCTGATGAAATCGGGCTGCTGACTTCGCGGTTCAATCGAATGCTCGGCCGCATTCGGCAGATGACTCAACAGCTCAACCTGGAGCAGCGCCGGCTCGAGGACCGGGTTCACGAAGCCACCGGGGAGATTGCCGAGCGCAAGGAGCAGCTTGAGGAAGCAAACCTTCGATTGTTCGAAATGCAGCGGCAGTTGACTCAACTCGAACGACTCGCCGCGGCAGGTCAACTCGCCGCACAGTTTGCTCACGAAGTCGGCACCCCGCTCAATCTGATATCGGGTCACGTTCAGTTGCTTCGCGCGCGCGCGCGCGACGAACGGGTGATGCAGCGGCTCGATATTATCGCCGGTCAGATCGACAGGATTACAACCATAGTCCGTTCCATGCTTGATTCGACACGCAGACCCGTCCCCCGGCTCGAGCCTGCAGACATCAACTCACTGCTGGCTCAAATACTCGATGCAACGCAGCCGACGTTGGTGGCGCGCAACGTCGAGCTTCAGACTGAGATTGGCGAGCGCCTTCCTCCGATCCAGGCCGATGCGGATCAGTTGCAACAGGTCTTTCTCAATTTGATCAACAACAGTCTCGATGCGATGCCGCTTGGTGGAAAGCTGCGAGTGTCAACCTGCCTCGATGGCGATTCGGTGGCAATCGTGTTGGCTGATAGCGGCGAAGGAATCGCCGAGGATCAGATCGATCTGATCTTCGACCCTCTGTTTTCAACCAAACGCGGGCGGGGCACCGGTCTCGGGCTGACGATCGTAAAGCAGATAATCTCCGAGCACAACGGAGAAGTCGAAGTCGAAAGCGATCCCGGTCGAGAGACGACGGTTCGAATCAGGCTGCCGCTTGATGCGGCGAAACTCCGCGTGCCCGGCGAAGCCGCCGAGGCCTCGGACGGGAACGGGTCATCGAGCGGTGAAGACCTCGAATTAGTGACGCTTACGGTGAAAGACTCCGCAGTGGTGGATAAATGA